In Deltaproteobacteria bacterium, the genomic stretch TCGAACTTGCCGAGCACGGGGCTGTCGATCGTGGTGAACCAGCCCATCTCGCGCGCCTGCGGGTCGTTGATGACGTCGGTGAGCGTTGCGACCGGCGCCCAGATCAAGCCCTGCGCGTCCATGCGCGCGGCCCACTCCGCGCGCGTCCGCGTCGCGAAGATCGCGTCGAGCGCGGCTGTCAGATCGCGTGAGCGCTCGCGGCGTTTCGCGAGCGAGTCGTAGCGAGGGTCGCTCGCCCACTCGGGCTTCGCGATCGCGGCGCAAAACTTCGGCCAGTACGGGTCGGGCATCGGCATCACGAGCAGCACCCAGAGCCCGTCCTTCGCCTGATAACTGTTCCAGATCGGATTCGCGGGCTGCGTGCGCACGTGGCGCCCCGGGTTCTCGCGCGCCACGAGCGCGGCCTGCATGTCGCCCGCGAGCGTCCACATGCCCGTGCCCTGCAGCGTCACCTCGACGTGCTGGCCCTCGCCCGTGCGATCGCGCAGGCGCAGCGCGGCGAGCACCGCGGCGAGAATGTTGAGCGCGGTGGTGTGGTCGCCTTGGCCGCCGCGGCAGAGCGGCGGCGGCGAGGGCGGCTCGCCGAGCAGACCCATCAGCCCCGAGCGCGCCCAGAACGCGGCGTAGTCGAAGCCCGGCCGCGCGCGATCGGGCCCGCGCACGCCGTAGCCGCTGAACGAGGCGAACACGCAGCGCGGATTCACGGCGCGCACGTCCTCGTAGGTGAGCCCGTACTTCTCGCGCCGCGTCTGCACGAGGTTGGTGAGGAACACGTCCGCGTCCTTCGCAAGCCGCTTCACCAGCTCGGGGCCGCCGGGCTTGTCGAGCGCGACGGTGACGGAGCGCTTGCCGCGGTTGTCGAGCTCGAAGCCGTAGTTGCCGGCGAACTCGTGCTTGTATCCCATCGAGCTCAGCAGGAAGCCGCGAAACGCATCGCCCTCCGGCGGCTCGATCTTGATCACTTCGGCGCCGAGATCGCGCATCAACGCGGCAGCGGCCGGCGCTGCGAGCCAGTTCGCCACCTCGATCACA encodes the following:
- a CDS encoding CoA transferase; translation: MPAPLEGVRVIEVANWLAAPAAAALMRDLGAEVIKIEPPEGDAFRGFLLSSMGYKHEFAGNYGFELDNRGKRSVTVALDKPGGPELVKRLAKDADVFLTNLVQTRREKYGLTYEDVRAVNPRCVFASFSGYGVRGPDRARPGFDYAAFWARSGLMGLLGEPPSPPPLCRGGQGDHTTALNILAAVLAALRLRDRTGEGQHVEVTLQGTGMWTLAGDMQAALVARENPGRHVRTQPANPIWNSYQAKDGLWVLLVMPMPDPYWPKFCAAIAKPEWASDPRYDSLAKRRERSRDLTAALDAIFATRTRAEWAARMDAQGLIWAPVATLTDVINDPQAREMGWFTTIDSPVLGKFETLGTPFKMYGADVGVRGPAPAAGEHTFEELTRLGLTDEELAKLAEEGVIG